TGATGACCTTGGTTCTCTCGTACTCCAGTGCCTCATTGAAGACCTCTCTAGACTTCCATCTGACGGAATAGACCAGTGCGTACCTTCTGTATCAGCGCGACTGCCGCCATTCCTGGTCATTCTGGCAGCAGTATCGATGGCAGAATCTTCTCCGCCATATGAGTACAGTCCGCCAGTCTTCTTGCTGTTTCCATCATATGATCCGCCTGTGGCATACTCGATCGGTGTTCCAGTCCACGGATATATTGGAACGCCGCTTTGGTAACTTATGCTACTGAGCCGTCGTCCGTCCAATGATGTTCCCCTGTAATCCACGACACCAGAATCAAAGCTGTTAAGACTACTGAAATCTTGATGTGATTGGAACGTTGGTGTTTGTGACTGACTACGTTCTTCGTACGATCTTCTATCGTAAGGCAATGACCATAGTTTTGACTCGCTTAAAATACTGAAATTACTCTCTGATGCCGATTCTCCGGCTTCGTAACCATTTTCGGGTATCGGATCCTTAGACTCCTTTGAATCACTTAGTTTAAATAGCCGTGATAAACTCTTTCCAAACTTCGTAAGTAGTCCCTTTTCATTCTTCTTCTCCTCTTTTTTACCAGTTCCATCTTTACTTTTAAACGCTTTAACTTCTTCGTCTTTCTTGACTACAGGTATAACCTTCTTAGAGTATAAATTAACGTGTGCAAATTCATCAGAATCGTAGGACGTTTGAGAAATAGGCCTGGTGCCATCATTTGACCTTTCTACTCGCCCCCAACTACTAGTTGGTTTAATGTTTTCTTTTGATACCTGTGATCTTGCCACTGCGTCACTCTTTGTACCATGTGATCTGTGGTCCTCTGCACcttaatgaaataaaagtaaaatttctattatatttttattttgttcacaCTACACGTaacctttatttaattttacatataTTGGCCTAtgcatttgtatataaattttgtaatctttttaacataacataattttatttttttaactgattttttcaaatttcttaatgttttgtataaatttttgtatttttttaaatgtttctgtttccatatatttatatatatatttttgtaaatcaaCAATTTCAGCCTTCGGGCTGcatgtttttattgtataaacctgaataaataaataaaaataaataaagtaacatAGGCCATATTACATTTCGTTTAACACCCTTTTAGTGAAGCTATGCTATACACTATCAAcattgatgtgacaaaaaaatgtgatgtgcccatattatgtacatgatgatgtcatatcactaccatatttgggcgtatcactaccatatttgggcgtatCACTACTGTATTTGGGCGGTCACACCATACTTCACATCACatcatactagtttgatagtgtagacataaaattaaatgttaatatatCTAATTTTTCTATAGAAACTCATGTTTTTATGACGGAAGTTATTTTTGCAATAACAGGCTGTACATGATATTATATTAACTACTCTATTTTAGCCTGTTGGATTAGTTTTAAAAGGCATACTAAACGACGTATTATGGTCTGTTGCTGTTCCTTTGTACAGTACGGCTTTTCCTAAACACAATTTAGCAGAGATAACAAAAGAGATATCTCAGAGCTATTATTAACTGATTTCTATACTGTACTTACTGAAAAGTCGTGACGACTATTTTTACCACGTAACTAATTAGCTTTAATTTACTGCTTATGTGCTGTAAAATAGCAGCCTAGGGCTGCCGACAAATTAATATGTTTAACGTTCAATTCTAATTGTATaaagacattatttattaatattaataccatAGGTTTTACACCACAATTTGTCTACATATACTAATAGTATACTATAGTATTCAAAGTCTAATTTTCATCGGAAACAATTCTGATACTACAGATTATAATATATGCCTTCCGTTTCTGTCGGGCCATCCtcttttgtataataaataattggttTTTACTAACAAATAACAGTGCATTGGCTATACTTACCATTCCAAGGTAAATATGGTGGATCTTCTTCATTTTCTGAGTTGTCTTTTATCGGTTTGTCTTTTGTCGTCTGCTTCTTTTCGTCAAAGACCTTCTTTTGTAGAAGTTGATCGGCTGGTATATCGAGGAGCATAGCCGACTCTCGACAATTTTTAAAACACACGAGGCTCATATTTAGACAAACTACCTGTCGAAACTATTCCAATAAACTAAACCATGATCTTGTCACTTGTATTATTTGGTAGCGACTATATAATAAATGTGGAATGCAATTGTGTTTTCGAGGCGAGGTTGGACACGGACGAAAGCTCATCACGTTCGACGACTATTGTCTAGTCTTTTGGTCCTTTATATCTAAGCCTCACTTTAACAATTTATAGTGACAATTGATTGGAATCAAATTCAAGTACATTATCACTTTTAGTTAATCTGTATTTCGTACTAATATCTACCCCAATCGCATACTTTAAATTTGACATTACAGTATTTGATCTGATGTATACTATAATGCTCGGTTCGAAATCATTGTGCATGCCCTAAAGGCTTTCACCGGAGGCCTATGTAGGTCTGATTTTCCCTTCTTCTTTCCCTCTATCCATAGGCTTAGTTATCAAAGCTATAGAGCATCAAAGAAATAAACCAATACGACACAGCCCAGAATATTGAACAGAGAGAATGATGTTCGGCATTGCCAACActgataaattatttttgatGCGGGGACATTATACATCAAGTCGACAAATGTATGATATTATCCCGTCGTTGACGAATCCATTATTAATGGCATAAGATCGTATATGTATATCTTATACCAAGGCAATCTatcaacaggatgctgagcgccgatcaaagggtttatctgtgacTGCGACACAACGCTTAACAGACAccgcggagaatatgtacatggtacagtattgttggtatttgtcgcagccagacatgaGATCGAatgactgttacgagttcctatatcttggcaaggcgggctcagtgtcctgttgttacgTTGCCTATATCTTACCAATTACTGCTTCTGAATGATGTTTATTGTCTGAGAGAATCCCAATTCAGCCCGTTTTACTTTATTTGGGACGGAATATAACCAGCTTTC
The window above is part of the Antedon mediterranea chromosome 10, ecAntMedi1.1, whole genome shotgun sequence genome. Proteins encoded here:
- the LOC140060705 gene encoding uncharacterized protein, with amino-acid sequence MSLVCFKNCRESAMLLDIPADQLLQKKVFDEKKQTTKDKPIKDNSENEEDPPYLPWNGAEDHRSHGTKSDAVARSQVSKENIKPTSSWGRVERSNDGTRPISQTSYDSDEFAHVNLYSKKVIPVVKKDEEVKAFKSKDGTGKKEEKKNEKGLLTKFGKSLSRLFKLSDSKESKDPIPENGYEAGESASESNFSILSESKLWSLPYDRRSYEERSQSQTPTFQSHQDFSSLNSFDSGVVDYRGTSLDGRRLSSISYQSGVPIYPWTGTPIEYATGGSYDGNSKKTGGLYSYGGEDSAIDTAARMTRNGGSRADTEGTHWSIPSDGSLERSSMRHWSTREPRSSTRPRGLSGADRNGRKYASTGNLSSYSSSAESNRGSGSFTRYRSSQAVNRSSKLGSSTSSLNSMSNSSSRMESSRSLSRRNWPTITSNERTHESEMMEFGNGSYNDNMSSVKLNLDFDYKSESSRLYVILKSMHGLTTRDRRTGGKSNVRVHLVVMPERNQRAYTRRKIEGWTVRFMEKFRFSDINTLNSIAFKVVLNDGSAKERLIGSKAINLKDLILSKEKQSLTLEINQYN